TCGCCGGCGCGGCGCTGGGTGATCGCGCCGCCGTCACCGCCGGCATCGCCAACGTGCTGGACAAGCATTACCACCAGCATGTCAATCCGCTGCCGCAAAGCCCCACCACCCGGCTGCAATGGGCTCCGGGCCGCAGCGCCTTCATCCAGGCGACGGTCGGCTTCTGATTTTCCGGTCACGCCGACGGCGTGGCGGCATCCAGCAGCATGGCGCGGAACAGGGCCAGCAGGGACTGATCGATCTCGCCGCCCATGCGCTCGCTCATCAGGGCCAGCGCGTCCTCCGGCGACATGGGTTCCTTGTAGACCCGGCGATCGGTCAACGCCCCGAAGATATCGACGATGGAGGCCATGCGGGCCAGCTCGTTGAGCTGCGAGCCCCTGAGGCCGCTGGGATAGCCCTGGCCGTCCAGTTTCTCGTGATGCTGGGCGGCGATGGTCAGCACCCCCTTGGGCAGACTCTCGCACAGCTTCAGGTAATCCACCGATTTCGGCACATGGCTGCGCATCACCTGCAGCTCGCCGTCGTCCAGGCGGCCAGGCTTGTTCAGCACCTCGTGCGGGATGGTCATCTTGCCGATGTCGTGCAGCAGGCCGCCGCTGGCCAGCAGGCTGAGATCCTCGCCCTTCAGGCCGATGGTATGGCCGAACAGCGACAGCAACGTCGCGACCCGGAGCGAGTGGACGTAGGAGTAGTTGTCGTGGCCCTTGACCCCGTTGAGGATCACCTTGAAGTCATGGTTGCTGACCGCGTCCACCAGCGGGCCGCAGGCCTCGGTGATCTCCTGGTAGACCAGGGGCTCGCCCTTGTCGATCAGGTCGGAGATGTTGTTGAAGCTGTCCACCGTGCGCCGCAGCGATTCCTTGTAATGGGGGGCCAGATTCTCCCATCCCGCCTCCACCGATTTGTTGACCAGCCCCGAGATGGTCTTGATCAGGGTCGAACGGCGATAGGGCTTTTCCAGACAGGCGTCGGTATCGAAGGCGGCGCTGCCCAGTTGCGACGGCGGCCGCGCCATGGTGCGGATGATCGGCACGCCCTTCAGCAGCTTGCGGGCGAGCGCGATGGGGTCGCCGCCCAGGCGCGGCTGCGCCTTCTCGTCCAGCAGCACCACGCAGGGCGGCGTCCTGGACAAGGTATCCATGGCAAGGTCGAACTGGTCGAAGGTGGCCACCTGATAGAACGACGTCAGGGCCGAGGCCACCTGCTGGCGATGCCCGGGATGGGCATCCACCACCGCCACCAGGATCTTGCGGGACTGGGCGGCCATGTCGGGATTGGAGGAAACGGCTGCGGCCATCATGGCCCTCCCTCCTGCCGTACATTGACCGCAGGACCGAGATCGAAGCCGCGCAAGGTGTGCTGCAGCGTCTCGCGGATGCGGTCGGTCTGCTCGGCGCTGGGCCGCGCCCCGGTGGGGCTGGGCTTGCTCATGGCCTGTACCCAGACCCATTGACCGGGCGGCGTTTCGAGGAAGCGCAGCAGACGGCGCAGCGCATGGGCCAGGATCTGCGCGGTGCGGGTCTCGGCATAGAAGGTGTCCCACACCAGATTGTGACCGTGAGCCACCAGCAGGTTTTGCAGGATGGCCCGGCTGTGGCGGTCATATTCGGCGTATTTGTCGCCGCACGCCGCCTCCACCACCTCGAAGTAATTGGTCAGGAAGGGACGGGGATAGGCGGGCGGCTCGCCCGACAGCAAGGTCTCGAACGGGCGGACCATCAGGCGGCGAAAGGGATTGTCGCGGCTGGACGCCTTGCCCCGGCCCGGCTGAAACCTCTGGCGGCAGGACTTTTCCTGGGAGTCGAAGGCGACATCCAGTTCATAGGTGCCGCGCCCCACCAGCTTCAGAATCTTGATGGCATCCTCGACGCGCACCAATCCGTCACGGGATGTTTCACGCAGCAGCCGCTCCAGCACATCGGAGACCACCGCCGCCACGTCGTAACAGCCGCGCCGCCCGGTGCCGCAGGACGACCCGGCCGCCGCGCCTTCCCCGGAAACCGGCGGTTTGCCGCTTGAACTATTCATAACCCAATCTCATGTTAGCCCCAATCCCCTAACATGAGTATGGGAATACCATTGACAATATGCAACAGGCAGAGGGTGACGAAATTCAACCGAATCTTACATCTTGGGAAGACTGCGATTGACTATTGTCAAAGCAATCCTTTGACCCACACCGCCCCACATCAGTAAACAACCCGACATACTTTCGACCACAATAAAAAAGCCCCCGTCCCGAAGGACGAGGGCCCCAGCATTTCGCTTGAAACGAAAGCCGATCAGTACATGTGCTGACCGCCATTGACCGACAGGGTCGAGCCGGTGATGAAATCGGCCTCGTCGGCGATCAGGAACATGACGCAGCGCGCAATGTCCTCGGCACGGCCCAGACGGCCCACCGGAATCTTGGCGATGATCTTCTCCAGCACCGCCGGCGGCACGGCGCGGACCATGTCGGTATCCACATAGCCGGGCGCGATGGCGTTGACGGTGATGTTCTTGGCGGCGCCTTCCTGGGCCAGGGCCTTGGTGAAGCCGTGGATGCCCGACTTGGCGGCGGCATAGTTGACCTGGCCGTACTGGCCGGCCTGGCCGTTGATCGAGCCGATGTTGACGATGCGGCCGAAGCCCCGCTCGCGCATGGAATCGATGGTCAGGCGAGCCATGTTGAAGCAGGAGGTCAGGTTGGTGTGAATGACCTCCTCCCACATCTGATAGCTCATGCGGTGCAAGGTGGCGTCACGGGTGATGCCGGCATTGTTGACGATGATCTCGACAGGGCCGTGTTCGGCGACGATCTTGGCGATGGCGGCCTCGCAGGCCGGATAGCTGCCGACATCCCACTTCATGGACGGAATGCCGGTCTCGGCGGTGAACTTGGCGGCCGCCTCGTCATTACCGCCGTAATTGGCCACCACCTTGTAGCCGGCCTTCTTCAGGGTCAACGAAATCTCGCGGCCGATACCGCGGGTGCCGCCGGTCACAATTGCTAAACGACCCATGGACTTCTCCTCTTATCACTGTGTCTCCGGTCGGATCTTTGATGCCGGTATGCTCCGGCGTGTCCGATCTGTATTTCCACCCTGTGAAAAAACCGGGGAGCCGCCGGGTGGGCGCGGCTCCCCTTTTTTCAAAACCTTATGGCATCAACGCTCGACGCACAGGGCGATGCCCATGCCGCCGCCGATGCACAGGGTGGCAAGGCCCTTCTTGGCATTGCGCTTGCCCATCTCATGCAGCAGGCCGACCAGGATGCGGGCGCCCGAGGCGCCGATGGGATGGCCGATGGCGATGGCGCCGCCGTTGACGTTCACCTTGGAGGTATCCCAGCCCATGCCCTTGTTGACCGAGATGGCCTGGGCGGCGAAAGCCTCGTTGGCTTCGATCAGATCCAGGTCCTCGTGCTTCCAGCCCAGCTTGGCCAGCAGCTTCTGCGAGGCGGGAACCGGGCCATAGCCCATGGTGCTGGGATCGACACCGGCGGTGGCCCAGCCGGCGATGCGGGCCAGCGGCTTGATGCCGCGCTTGTCGGCTTCCTTGGCGGTCATCAGCACCAGGGCGGCGGCGCCGTCATTGATGCCCGATGCGTTGGCGGCGGTCACCGTGCCGTCCTTCTTGAAGGCCGGCTTGGGCTTGGCGATCTGGTCGAGAGTGGCGCCCATGCGGACGAACTCGTCGGTGTCGAACAGCTTCTCCTCCCGCTTGACCGTGATGGTCACGGGAGTGATCTCGTCCTTGAACTTGCCGGCCTTGATGGCGGCCTCGGCCTTATTCTGGCTGGCCAGCGCGAAGGCGTCCTGCTCTTCGCGGCTGATCTGGAACTTCTCGGCCAGATTCTCGGCGGTGATGCCCATGTGGATGGGGTTGAAGGCGTCGGTCAGGCCGTCCTTGATCATGGTGTCGACCAGGGCGGCATCACCCATCTTGACGCCGCCGCGCATGTAGATGGCGTGCTGGGCGTTGCTCATGCTCTCCTGGCCGCCGGCGACGATGATGCTGGCATCGCCCAGCTTGATGGCCTGGAAGCCGAGCGCCACGGCGCGCAGGCCCGAGCCGCACAGCTGGTTGATGGCCATGGCGGTGGCGGTGTTGGGAATGCCGGCCTTGATGGCGGCCTGGCGGGCGGTGTTCTGACCACAGCCGGCGGTCAGGATGTGGCCCAGCAGAACCTCGTCAACGGCCTCGGCCTCCACCCCGGCGCGCTTCAGCGCCTCGCGGATGACGATCTCGCCCAGCTGGGCCGCCTGCAACCCGGCCAGCGAGCCATTGAACGAGCCGACGGGAGTGCGAGTGGCGGCGGCGATAACGATGTCGGTCATGAGCTTGGAGTCTCCTAAGGTGGATATGGGGCCGCTCAGAGGCAGAACCGCTCGAGAGAGGGGTATTTCTGGCATGGTTCCAGAAATATATCTTTCCCCGCTGTCATAGCGCTTCGGTTACCCCTTATGCAACCGGTCTATGGGCCTGCCCTGCGGTGCAGCCAACGCATGAGCGGGCCATAGACCTCGGTCTTGGCGCGCGGTCCGGTCAGCATGCCCACATGCCCACCGGCCAGCCTCATCAGCTTGGCACTTGGGATGCGTTCCCACAATGGTAAAGCGGAAGCGGACGGCACAATCCTGTCGCGCCGGGGGATCATGACCAGGGTGGGAACCGTAACACTCTCAGGGTTGACGGGCTTGCCTTCGATACACCACCGCCCCTCCACAGGATCATTTTCCCCGTACCAGCCGAACAGGCATTCCCGCGCCACCGGACCGGCCAGGGGAACGCCGTCATTGGCCCAATCCTCCAGCGCCACGAAGTCGCGGGCCTTGGCGCTTCTGCGCTTCAAACGGGCAAAAGCCATGAACTTGCGGGCGGCGAGGCCGGGGTCCAGACCGGCGAACATGGCCTGCAGCATGTCCACCGGCACCTCGCCCACTCCGTCGATCAGCGCCCCCATGGGCTGGGTCAGGGCCTTCATCAGGACGGCATTGGCCTCGCGCCCGGTGACGAAGTCGAAAGGAGTGGCCAGCAGCACCAGCCCCGATACCGCGTCGGGGCGGCGCTGGGCCAGGGCCAGGGCCAGAAGTCCGCCCATGCAATAGCCCACCACCGCCGCCTTGCGGCCCGTCAGGCGCACCACCTCGTCGAGCGCCGCCTCCAGCCGCCCGGCGATGTAGTCGGTCAGGGTGAAGGCCTTCTCCACCTCGCCCGGCGCGTCCCAATCCACCAGGAACGGCGCCATCCCCTTGGCGGCCAGATAGCGCATGAGGCTGCGCCTCTCGGTGAGGTCGAGGATATAGGCGCGGTTGATCAGCGAGGGCACCACCAGCACCGGCAGGCCATCGCCGCCGCCCGGCGGCCGGTAGTCGCGCAAGGACGTGGTACCCTGGCGCCAGACCTCGGGGGCCGGCTCCAGCGAGCGGTGGTAGGGATGGTGGCGATAGGCCTCTATGCCGGCCAGGAAGGTATCGTGACGGTGCGCCGCCTCGGCGGCGACCGCCTCGTCAAGCCGGGTCCAGGCGTCGGGTCCGGCTTCGGCGAGGCTTTGTTCCAGGCTCCGCCCCGCCTCCGCCAAGGGCGGCCTCCAGCCGAGCGACCCGTCCTTCAAGTGCGGCAACGCGGTGCGCGAGCTCATCAGGGTCGAGGCGTGAGTCATGAGGTGCAGGGCCAGGGGGCGCGGCCCCGTTCTTGGCATTGGGCTGCTCTGTCCGCTCATCCGCTTTCGGCCCACCGTCCGTCTGGTTCACCTTCAGCCCGGTGGCCTGGGCCACCGCGGCGGCGCTTTGCGTCATCATGGCGACCCCGCGGGCAACGGCCTCGGCCAGGGCGGGGTCGGCGGCCACGGCCGCCACCTGCTCCTGCCACAGGTCGAGATAACGGCGCGCGAGCGCCTTGAAATCGGGCGGCCCATCTGACATGCCCAGATCATAGCCCAGCCTCCCCCCCTTGACCATACGGAGCGGGGCATAGGGCGGCGGCGAAAGAAAATTGTTGCCAATCGACGCGCCGCGTAAAATTCTGTTACTATTGGTGCAATGCAGCGGGCAATGCCGCCCGCCCGACAGAATCGAGACGAAAACGCAGATGTCAGAGTCCCAGACCTCGGCCAAGGCCCCGATCACGATCAAGAAGTATGCCAACCGTCGTCTGTACAACACGGCGACCAGCAGCTACGTCACCCTGGATCACCTGTCGCAGATGGTGAAGGACGGCGACGATTTCGTGGTCTATGACGCCAAGACGGGCGAGGACATCACCCGCTCGGTTCTGACCCAGATCATCGTCGAGGAAGAGTCCAAGGGCGGGCAGAACCTGCTGCCCATCAGCTTCCTGCGCCAGTTGATCGGCTTTTATGGCGATTCCCTGGGTGGGCTGGTGCCGCGCTATCTGGAATATTCCATGCAGGCGTTCTCCCACAACGAGCAGCAGATGCGCGACTACATGCGCAACGCGCTCGAAGGGATGTTCCCCTTCGGCCCGTTCGAGGACATGGGCAAGAAGAACATGGCCTTCATGGAAAGCGCCATGAAGATGTTCTCTCCCTTCTACCCTCAGGGCGCCGACGGCTCCTCGCCCAAGGTCGAGGACCTGCAGGCCAGCGTCTCGGCCCTGCAGAAGCAGATCGACCAACTGACCAAGCAGAAGTAAGAAGGGGCGCGGGCGTCTCGCCCGCTTCCCCTCATCTTTTCTACCGCGCCGGCTTTCCCACCGCCACGAAGGACAGACCGTCCGCGTCGAGCAGACGCTTGGCGGCGCGGCGCGCGTCATCCATGGTCACGGCATCGATCACCTTGGCCCGCCGGTCGAGGAAGTCGATGCCCAGGTGGTCCACCTGCATCTGGACCAGCAGCCCGGCGATGGCGGTGGTGGAATCCTGCTGCAACGGGAACGAGCCGTTGAGATAGGTCTTGGCGTCGGCCAGTTCCTTCTCGGTCGGTCCCTCGTCATGCATGCGGCGGAACTCTTCCTTGATCAGGCGGACGCTTTCGGGAAAGCGCGAGTTCTCGGTGGCCACCGAGCCGACGATCAGCCCCGAATGGGCATAGGGCGACAGATACGAGGTGACGGAATAGGCCAGGCCGCGCTTTTCCCGCACCTCCTCGGTCAGGCGCGACGAGAAGCCGCCGCCGCCCAGAATGTAGTTCACCACATAGGCGGCGTACCAGTCGGGATCGTCGCGGCGCAGACCGGGCAGCACGAACAGCGCCGTAGTCTGGGGGTTGTCCTTGGGAATCACCGCCAGCCCGGCCGGCGGCCGTGCCGCCACATCGGCGACGTCGCCCAGCGGACTGGACGCCGGCAGGGCGCCGAACACCTCGTCCAGGCGGCGCCCCAGTTCCTCGGGGGTGATGTCGCCGACCACGCCGACCACCAGCCGGTCGCGGGTCAGTTGCGCCTTGGCCAGGGCCCGCAGATCGGCCACCTGGATGGTCTTGACCGTCTCGACGGTGCCGCGCGGCGAGCGGGCATAGGGATGGCCGGCGAAGGTGGTCTCGAACAGCCGGCGCGACGCCTGGGAACCGGGGTCCTGGCTTTCGCGCATCAACCCGGCCAGCAACTGGCCGCGAATACGCTCCACCGGCTCCTTGTCGAAGCGCGGCTGGGAAAGCGACAGCCGGAACAGATCAAAGGCGGTGTCGCGGTTCTCGGACAGGGTCTTCAGGTGCCCGGCGAAGGAATCGCGGCCGGCATTGAAGCCCAGCGTGATGACCTTGTCCTCGAGGATTTGCTGGAAAGCCTGGGAATCGTGGGGACCGGCCCCTTCGTCCAGCAGGGCGGCCATCATGCCGGCCAGCCCCGCCTTGGCCGCCGGGTCATGGGCGGCACCGCCCCTGAAGGCGACTTCCATGGCGATGATCGGATTGGAGTGGTCGCGGACCAGCCAGGCTTCGATCCCCTTGGGGCTGGTCACCTTCTCGACGGTGACGGCACCGGCCGGAAGGGAGACCAACAGCAGCGCCAGCAGGATGACGATACGGCGCAGCATCTCAATGCACTCCCTTGGTCGAGCGATCGGGCAGCGGCATCACGGCACGGCCCTGCCCCGGCTTGGCGGCGGCGGGGTCGGACAACAGCAGGCCGGTGACCGAGGAAATCGGGTTGAATACGGAAGCCGCCGCCTTGGCGACCTGTTCCGGCGTCACGGCCTTGATATGGTCGGGCCAGGCTTCCACCTCCTCGACCGAAACGCCCGAAGCCAGGGCCTGGCCCAGGGTCTGCGCCCCGGTATGCAGCGAATCGCGGCCATAGGCGGCGCTGGCCCGCAGGCGGGTCTTGGCGCGTTCGATCTCGTCGGCGGTAAAGCCCTCCTTGACGATGCGGGCCAGTTCCTGCTCGATCAGCGCTTCCAGCTTGTCCAGCGGCACGCCGGGGCGCGGCGTCGCCGCCACCCGGAACACCGTCCGCCCCACCGCCACCGGATCGTAATCGGCGCTGATGGCGGCGGCGGCTCCCTTCTCCACCACCAGTGAACGGTAAAGCCGCGCGGTGGCGCCGCCCCCCACCAGATCGGCCAGCACCTCCAGGGGATAGGCCATGTCGCGTGCCCCGGCCCCCAGGCTGGGAGCGAGGTAGAGGCGACTCCACGACGGCTGGGCCACCCGCCCGTCCTTCAGGACGACGCGGCGTTCGGCCCGGTGGGGCGGCTCCTCGGTGCGGGCACGCGGCGGCGTATCGGCGCGGGCGATGGCGCCGTAATACTTCTCGGCCAGGGGGCGCACCGTCTCGGGCGTCACGTCGCCGGCCACCACCAGGATGGCGTTGTTGGGGGCGTACCAGCGGCGATAGAAGGCCAGGGCATCGTCTCGGGACAACGCGGCGATCTCGTCGGGCCAGCCGATGATCGGGCGGTGATAGGGCGAGTTGAGGTAAAGCGCCGCCTCCATCTGCTCGGACAGCAGGGCGGCCGGATTGTTGTCGGTGCGCGAGCGGCGCTCTTCCAGCACCACGTCCAGCTCGGTGCGGAAATTGGCCTCGTCCAGTACCAGATTGCGCATGCGGTCGGCTTCCATGCGCATCACCAGCTCCAGCTTATCGGCGGCGACGTTCTGGTAATAGCCGGTATAATCCGACGAGGTGAAGGCGTTGTCGCGGCCGCCGTTGCGGGCCACGATCTTGGAGAATTCGCCGGGCGGAATGCTGGGCGTGCCCTTGAACATCAGGTGTTCCAGCAGATGGGCGAGGCCGCTCTTGCCCGGCTCCTCGTCGGCGGCGCCCACCTTGTACCAGACCATGTGGCTGACGATGGGCACCCGGTGGTTGGAGATCACCACCACCTGCATGCCGTTCTCCAGCGTGAAGGTCGCCGGATCGAAGACTCCAGCCAGGGCCGGACGACCGGCGGGGACGACAGCCAACAGCGCACCCAGCAGCAGCGCGCACAAACGGATGGGGCTCATCGGGCCTCCTGAGAGCAGCTTCACCGTGTCATCCCGAGCGATGCGGGGGACCTCCACATGGAGCGATGGAGCCAGGGGGGAACAGCCGGGGCGGAGAGCCATCGGAGCGACAGCCGAATCCCCCGGAGTCGCGAGGCTGCGCGCTCATCGTGGCAGAATCAAGGCGGGAAAGGCGGCTAGTTGAAGATACCTTCAAGCCAGGCCTTCTTGCGGCGCTGGACCTGGGGAGTCTCGCCATCGGACACCGACTT
The sequence above is drawn from the Magnetospirillum sp. 15-1 genome and encodes:
- a CDS encoding pitrilysin family protein — translated: MSPIRLCALLLGALLAVVPAGRPALAGVFDPATFTLENGMQVVVISNHRVPIVSHMVWYKVGAADEEPGKSGLAHLLEHLMFKGTPSIPPGEFSKIVARNGGRDNAFTSSDYTGYYQNVAADKLELVMRMEADRMRNLVLDEANFRTELDVVLEERRSRTDNNPAALLSEQMEAALYLNSPYHRPIIGWPDEIAALSRDDALAFYRRWYAPNNAILVVAGDVTPETVRPLAEKYYGAIARADTPPRARTEEPPHRAERRVVLKDGRVAQPSWSRLYLAPSLGAGARDMAYPLEVLADLVGGGATARLYRSLVVEKGAAAAISADYDPVAVGRTVFRVAATPRPGVPLDKLEALIEQELARIVKEGFTADEIERAKTRLRASAAYGRDSLHTGAQTLGQALASGVSVEEVEAWPDHIKAVTPEQVAKAAASVFNPISSVTGLLLSDPAAAKPGQGRAVMPLPDRSTKGVH
- a CDS encoding acetyl-CoA C-acetyltransferase — protein: MTDIVIAAATRTPVGSFNGSLAGLQAAQLGEIVIREALKRAGVEAEAVDEVLLGHILTAGCGQNTARQAAIKAGIPNTATAMAINQLCGSGLRAVALGFQAIKLGDASIIVAGGQESMSNAQHAIYMRGGVKMGDAALVDTMIKDGLTDAFNPIHMGITAENLAEKFQISREEQDAFALASQNKAEAAIKAGKFKDEITPVTITVKREEKLFDTDEFVRMGATLDQIAKPKPAFKKDGTVTAANASGINDGAAALVLMTAKEADKRGIKPLARIAGWATAGVDPSTMGYGPVPASQKLLAKLGWKHEDLDLIEANEAFAAQAISVNKGMGWDTSKVNVNGGAIAIGHPIGASGARILVGLLHEMGKRNAKKGLATLCIGGGMGIALCVER
- a CDS encoding alpha/beta fold hydrolase, with the translated sequence MAEAGRSLEQSLAEAGPDAWTRLDEAVAAEAAHRHDTFLAGIEAYRHHPYHRSLEPAPEVWRQGTTSLRDYRPPGGGDGLPVLVVPSLINRAYILDLTERRSLMRYLAAKGMAPFLVDWDAPGEVEKAFTLTDYIAGRLEAALDEVVRLTGRKAAVVGYCMGGLLALALAQRRPDAVSGLVLLATPFDFVTGREANAVLMKALTQPMGALIDGVGEVPVDMLQAMFAGLDPGLAARKFMAFARLKRRSAKARDFVALEDWANDGVPLAGPVARECLFGWYGENDPVEGRWCIEGKPVNPESVTVPTLVMIPRRDRIVPSASALPLWERIPSAKLMRLAGGHVGMLTGPRAKTEVYGPLMRWLHRRAGP
- the phbB gene encoding acetoacetyl-CoA reductase; the encoded protein is MGRLAIVTGGTRGIGREISLTLKKAGYKVVANYGGNDEAAAKFTAETGIPSMKWDVGSYPACEAAIAKIVAEHGPVEIIVNNAGITRDATLHRMSYQMWEEVIHTNLTSCFNMARLTIDSMRERGFGRIVNIGSINGQAGQYGQVNYAAAKSGIHGFTKALAQEGAAKNITVNAIAPGYVDTDMVRAVPPAVLEKIIAKIPVGRLGRAEDIARCVMFLIADEADFITGSTLSVNGGQHMY
- the phaR gene encoding polyhydroxyalkanoate synthesis repressor PhaR; the encoded protein is MSESQTSAKAPITIKKYANRRLYNTATSSYVTLDHLSQMVKDGDDFVVYDAKTGEDITRSVLTQIIVEEESKGGQNLLPISFLRQLIGFYGDSLGGLVPRYLEYSMQAFSHNEQQMRDYMRNALEGMFPFGPFEDMGKKNMAFMESAMKMFSPFYPQGADGSSPKVEDLQASVSALQKQIDQLTKQK
- a CDS encoding pitrilysin family protein; its protein translation is MLRRIVILLALLLVSLPAGAVTVEKVTSPKGIEAWLVRDHSNPIIAMEVAFRGGAAHDPAAKAGLAGMMAALLDEGAGPHDSQAFQQILEDKVITLGFNAGRDSFAGHLKTLSENRDTAFDLFRLSLSQPRFDKEPVERIRGQLLAGLMRESQDPGSQASRRLFETTFAGHPYARSPRGTVETVKTIQVADLRALAKAQLTRDRLVVGVVGDITPEELGRRLDEVFGALPASSPLGDVADVAARPPAGLAVIPKDNPQTTALFVLPGLRRDDPDWYAAYVVNYILGGGGFSSRLTEEVREKRGLAYSVTSYLSPYAHSGLIVGSVATENSRFPESVRLIKEEFRRMHDEGPTEKELADAKTYLNGSFPLQQDSTTAIAGLLVQMQVDHLGIDFLDRRAKVIDAVTMDDARRAAKRLLDADGLSFVAVGKPAR
- a CDS encoding HD domain-containing phosphohydrolase codes for the protein MMAAAVSSNPDMAAQSRKILVAVVDAHPGHRQQVASALTSFYQVATFDQFDLAMDTLSRTPPCVVLLDEKAQPRLGGDPIALARKLLKGVPIIRTMARPPSQLGSAAFDTDACLEKPYRRSTLIKTISGLVNKSVEAGWENLAPHYKESLRRTVDSFNNISDLIDKGEPLVYQEITEACGPLVDAVSNHDFKVILNGVKGHDNYSYVHSLRVATLLSLFGHTIGLKGEDLSLLASGGLLHDIGKMTIPHEVLNKPGRLDDGELQVMRSHVPKSVDYLKLCESLPKGVLTIAAQHHEKLDGQGYPSGLRGSQLNELARMASIVDIFGALTDRRVYKEPMSPEDALALMSERMGGEIDQSLLALFRAMLLDAATPSA